The genomic window ACTCCTTCCAAATAATCCCTCTGCTTGCAAAACCCATAACTATGCTTGCAAATCCTGTGGACTCAAACACTCACGCCTTGCAAGCACGTGCAGGATGTGAATTCCTTCAGCTCTTTGTAAATACCTGGACAGCACCTAATTAAAAACCTGTAATGGGAAGAATTtcttgtgctgctggtgggcaTGGTAGCATGGGATGTCTGGTGTCTGTCTGGAAGGTGGCAGTGAGATTTAGCCTTTCTAACTGTTAAAATTTTTGCACCAAAttgggaagagcagaggggaagggtTGTTGGGCAAAACCCCCTTTCCCATCCTTAGAGGGATagagcagctctcctgtgaggaaaggctgagagaatggggattgttcagcccagagaaggctttggggtgacctaattgtggccttccagtacctgaaggagatgacaagaaagatggaggggGAATTTTCATaagggacaggacaagacataatgggttcaaactgaaggaggggAAATTTATGTTTGATagatggaagaaattctttgggTGAGGGTGtgtgaggttggtgaggcactggcacgggttgcccaaagaagttcCAGCCCCACacctggaagtgttcacagccaggctggatggggctctgagcaacctgggctagtgcaaggtgtcctatggcaggggattggaacaagatgatctttaaggtcccttccaatccaaaccattctgtgattctctgggagcagggcagatgTGTGTGAGACTGGGGGCTCAGtttgtgctggagctgggaaccCTCAAgctggctggagctggaggatgGGGAGGTGTGGGCACCTTGGCTGCTCAGGGATGAGGGATTCTGACCCCCtaccacagctcagctgcagtaCAATCAGTGGAGGAGGAGCTGTGTGTTCTCTGTCACAGTCTCAGTGTTATCTCACCCAGAGTGTCCCTCTTCCTGCTCTTGTAGCACCCACCTCAAAAATCCAGAGGGCAGTAACAGGGACCATTTCCTGACCTGCTGGTTGTCACAAGTGAGGAGTTTCTCAACCCAGTAAGCGCTGCAGGAATCGCTGGGTGCCCAAAGGCAGCTCAGCTCAGGGGCTCCTGTGGTTTCCCATGTTGGGTGGGAGGTTTTGCGAGTCCGTGTCACGTCTGGGTTTGCAGTGAGTGGCTCATCCTCCCCCAGACCAGCACTCAGGTTCTCTGTGGTTTTCTGGAATCACATGGGCAGGAGGTGAAACTGGGGAGCACTttggtgctgtggggtgggtggtGGCTGCAAGGCTCATCCTGTCCCCGCTGGGGAGCTTTCCAGGTTCAGATCAGGTACCTGGGGGGGGACTTTTCCCATTAAAGAcatcctcctctcctgctcctttgcttccccatccccagagcagctggtgCAGGACCAGGGAAAGGAAGTATTCCGGCTGCCCTGGCTCCACATAGAATATGTGCCCTTATGTCCCAAACACATCATTTTTGTGTGCTGTCAAACTTACCAGTGCAAAGCCCCAAACCACTGTTCCCCTGTTAATCCCAAGAGCCTTCCAGATGTGGGAAATACCTGAGCTGGGGGGTCCCAGCCAAGGGCCATCAGTGGGGTGGCCATGCCAAGGGGGGTCACTCAGGTGTCCTTATGCCCCAGGCCCAGCTTTAAGGTGCAGCATTTATTGGGATGTGCTGAGCTCCCATGTCTCTGGCCAACACTCACCAGAGCCCTAGACAGGCTCAGTCTCTGACAGCCCCAATGAAGGGGACCCTTGTTTTATCCTAAAAATCAAATTCACCTGCATCCTCCAAACTTTTCTCAATCCTCCACCTGAATCCCATCTTATCATTGTGTTTTTTGTGGTCAAACAGCATCGGACAGAGtagtagagaagaaaatgaaaacaaactgggGTACATACTTAAAGTTTCCAGGTATACCTGGGGCCAAGGTGGTTGGAGAGAGGCTTGTGTGGCCCAAGTACCACCAGCTAACACATGAGGCTAACATATGTGTCCTTAACAGTAAGGTGTTCAAAAGTTTATTGGTAACATTGATTTTATTCAACCCCTTGAGGGAACgcaattaacattttttaacaACTCAGCCTGGTAAAGGTGTGGTTTTTAGTAATGTATCcctgcatacatatatatgtatatgggTGGGtgtgtatatctatatatgtcAAAGCATTCAGAAGGCGAAGTTCTGCTGTCCCAAGCCTGTCTCCAGAGGACACAGTCATTGACGTGGAATTTGGGGTATTCCTGCTGAACTGGGACACAGAAGGGATTGAAAGCAAGGTCAGTCCTGGGTAACATTGAGGTGGCTGTGAAGGACTGAGCCTTGACTGCCAACATCCTTATGTGAGTCTTCAAGACTTTACCTTGAAATGAATGGTGAAATGGTGAAAATGGAGACATGAAAGGGGTTTGCCTTCCAAGAACACATTCCTGTGCCaacccacctcctcctcccaccccatgACAAGATAGGAGAGAAGGTGTCAGACCGTCCTCTGATTTTGATCCCACCATTTTGAACCCGATGGAATTACAGGCAGCAAAAACCTGTCTCCTGAGAGGAAGTTTATCCAGTGAGTTTAATATAAACAGCCTATataaacacaaacacatacaaaaGCAGAACCGTctcacaaataaataaatagctgtGTTTTGCTCCAGTTACATGCGAGCAGCAGTCAGTCTGAGCTCCCATGGCCCATTGCTGTGATCAGACAACAAACCTTACAACAAGCTGTGAACAAACCTTACAACCAAGCAAGTCCACCCTCTACAGACATTCTGCCCTGCCGTATAAATGACGGAGAACGTGGCATCTCTCCGGTGCTCCGTGGCAGGGCCGTGACAACCCCCAAGTCCTCCAGGGCAGTTTGAAGCCTTCAACACCTCTCAACGAGGACGCTGCCAGAGGAGAGGAGCTTCACTCCTTGCTCTCCCCACCgctgcactgcagctgccccccctggggagggcaggagcaggtcTGGGTGCCGCGGGTGGTGGTGGTGCCGGCGGGCACTGCCATCTCCTCCTGGTCGTAGCAGACACAGCGTGGGCACCCGTCGGCCACGGGGCTGCCCACGGCCTGGCAGGTGTGGGGCAGGGGTGGGCACAGAGGGGTGCAGGTGATGCCCTCCCCGGGGTGGCAGGTGCACAGCTTGCGGGCGAAGTCGATGTAGAAGGAGCGGCCGGCGGGGACGCGGCCACTGGAGAAGCCTTGCAGCTCGCACTCGCTCTCCAGGTAGGgcgggcaggggcagggaggggggcagggggggcagcAGTCCCAGGCAGTGGCGGTGGTTGGCCCCTCTGGGTCCGTCTTGGGGCACGGGGGGCAGGTGCTGGGGTCACACGTGGGTTTTGGGGCCGCGCCGCGGAGCAGGAGGCAGGTGAGCAGCAGGCAAAGGGCACTGGTGAGGGCCATGTCCctgggagggaaagaggagatgtttctggggaaggaaagggggatgTAGGAGCAGGTGTCACACTGGGCACGGGCACATCAAACCCCCAAATTCTGGGCCGACCCCTCTATGGTTTAAAGCAAGGGGGATGCAGCCACCTCTCCCTGGTATGCCCATGGTTGCAGTTTTGGTCGTCCACAGCTGGCTGGCAGGAGAGTTTGCTCTAAAACCTAAAGTGTTTTTCCCAAAAGCTCATCCTGGCTTGACCACGGTGTCCTCCACCCCCAGGTGTTCAGGCAGCTGCAACGTGGGCACTGGGTGAGTAAAGTCCACGTTGCAGCAAACGCTGAGCTCTGGCACAGTTGCCCTGGCCTGCAAGCGGCACTTGTTCAGCACTATATTGATGCTAATAATTTATGTTTAAGTGACTCATTAATTATTCCTGGGAGGCATTCAGGCATGGACACAGGAAGGGCTCAAAGAAGCACTGTCTGCTTTGGTGGCTCTCCCTGTGGCTGCAATTTGGACCCTACTGCTGCTCCAGggtgtctttctttttttcagactgaCAGCTTTTCAAGACCCAGCATTTCCTTAAGTGCGCTTTTGGATCCCTTCTGTCTCTCTGAGTGACCTTAAATCCTGCTATATTAAATACACCTTCTCTACCTCCTGGACTGGGTCCTTCCAGGTTGGGTCTCTTCTCCTATTGCCCCTGCACCACCTTTGATTACAATTATATCATTACCCTCATGCTGTGCATTTGATTGCCCCAACTTCCTACTCTTGCAGACACGGAACTACTTGCAATTACTTCTTAACATTTCTTTAAACCAACTTATTTCCAACTTGCATAACCATAAAGAAAACCACTTGAAAGCACAGACTCCACCTGTCatcaatttgaaaaaaaaaaaggacttctGAGCTTATCTGTTTTTACAGCAAACTCTTGCTTGTTAAATTGCTGGTAACTGCTTTATCTTTGCTGTAAGTAGCTGTTCTGCCCCTTCCTTTCATTCACACATTTTAATCTAGTGGTTATTTTACCATCATTCTCAGGGGGCTGATGGCTGTGCTTAGCAGTGCAGAGCCCAAACACACTCCCTATGGAAAGGCTGCTGCAACCCCACACCAAGagctccctcctggctgcctccTGCTATTTCCTAGTGAAATGTTCGTCCTCACCCTTAGTTTTGGAGAACCAGGCTGGCCAAggccctcccctcctgccctgtgccaagTCCCTGTGGTTACCTGGTTAGCTGTGGGGTATCTGGGCAGTCAGGACAGGCGCTGAGATGTAGTGCAAGATCCTGAAAGGCGTCTCTGGTCTtcaccccacagccctcccagaCTTCTATTTATGTGCCTCCAGTGGTGGCTCCACGATGAAACAGTGGTGGGAGAGACGGGGGAGGCGGGGAAACCTCCGAGGtggctgggcagggccagcaAGATGGTTATCTAGCTCGTGGTGTTGGTTTAGTCTGACCACAGACCAATCTGGCGTGTCCCAGCGTCTGCAGGTCTGACATCTCTCCCCACGCCCCTCTGTGCAGACTTCACCGGGGTTTCTGGAGTGTCAATGTCCCCCTGTACCTCACAGGCTGCTGGGGGTGTGGATGCCCATGcccagagggaaaacaaaatagcTCCTTTAACCTGGAAAACCCTCTTCTCCTGGTAGATACATGGGATTCCCATGTCCCGCACTACTTGAGggcactgagctgtgctgagttGGGCAGCTGCCTATCACTGAATACATAAAATGTTGACAGGGCCtttgtgggaagggaaggaaaacaaaagaccaGTTGTCTGGAAGGGGTCATCACTGTCagagggcagccctggggatgtGGGAAGGGGGATGGAGGGTGGCGGGTGAGACTCAGACTCACTGCTCCTGCCACCAGTGCTATATATGGGCACGTGTTTATTGGTTCTGCAGGGATTTCTGCAGACAAGTCAAATGAAACCTGCTTCCTGAGGCCTTTTCCACCCCAGAAACAGAGTGGTCAGGACAGTGCCAGCCAGTTCCTCTCACCACCCCATACCCCCAGCCCAGCAACtctggggtgctggtggggcagTGATCTGCCCTGGTGAATGCTGTGGGGCACGTTTGCATCCTCAGGGTCACAGTCTGTGTGCAAACTACAGGAGACTTGATGCCAACACCCCTGGTCAGGGCAATGCCACCGTGGGACGTGCCTGCTAAGGGCAGCCCCCGGGGACAGGAGAGGGGGGCCCTGGGAGTGCCTTGGcgagcctggctccagcccagGTGGAGCAATCCTGAAATATCTGGAGCTCACACCCAACTTTATCAGCTCCCACACTCATAGTTAACATACAGCAGCAGTTGTAAATATTCGTGGTCAATACTCAGCAGTTACTTCACTCCCACTGAAGTGCAGCTGCGTGTCCCATagcctgttcctgctgctgctggtgatgatgatgatgatggtgatactgctgctgctgggagcactgaGCATTAGGCTAATCCATAGCAGCCATGAGCATTGTGAAGGGCTACAGAGCAGCAGGACCCTGGACTGTCCTTATGTGCTGTCAACCCATCACCTGGGTTTTCAGCTGGGTAACTTTTCTGAAAGTTACCACTTTTTGCACTCCCAGGTGagtgcccaggcacagccccaaaGGCCACATGCTCAGCACCCTGggcagcagccagctctgcaaGCAAACCTTCCGTTTAAGCACATCAAATATTGCATTTGTATCTGCTCAAACTCACGGTAAGGGAATAACTTTTGCATGAACACACACAGTTTCTGAGAGGGTAGCCTGTTAGAATGGTTTGTTCCACACAGGCAGGTCTGTTGCACAGAAGGACATGTTACAGTCAGAGTCACCAGGAAGGGTCTGGCATGTCCCAGGCTGGTCCAGATTCAGACTCAGTTCTGGATTTCATGAAGTTATGGAGCACTTCAAAACTTATTCATTTGAGTTGAGAATGCATTCATGGACTAATAACCTTCACTTTGCAACAGAATTGCTAAAATAAGTGCAATATGATGAGGTAAAgataatgaatttttatttttctggacaAATACAGTTATTGCTCCAGTAAAAACTTGCAGAAGATCTGATAAGGGCTTGTGTCACACAGGAAACAATAGACAGCAGAGACATTTTCCTAAATATAAATACTTCAGCATTCTATAAGTTAATAAGAGCCTCTTACAAAGTAGATTAGTTTGAGAATATGGACTAGCCACTTAGCAGCAagccaaaattaaaattagttgTTGCTACCTTGGAGCAGCTCTTGAGACTCATAGAAAGATTGCGAAAAGGTCTTTGGGTCTTTTGAGAGCAACTCCCCCAAACCAGGTTTCAATGGCACTTCAGTTTGGTCCCACAGCTTTCTTTTCACATTTGTTCTCATTTATGTTTTTGGCAGCCATGGCAAATGGCTCTTCTGGCCTTTATTATCAGTTACCAGGACACAATAAGCCTGACAGCAAAATTAAGATCAAACTTGCCTTCCCCAGGAcaatcagcagcagctgcaaacaTTGGCAGTGCACAGGTACCTACAGCTGGCAAACACACCAAACCCCCATCTGCTAAAATCTGGGCAGTAACAAACTtcccctgtccatccccaccccaCCACGTTACCCATTCAGCCCCGCTCTGTGTAACCACACAGGGCtattaaatgcaatttctttAGTTATCTTCACTTTAGTGCCACTCCAGGTGGCGTTTGGCAGACAAATATTGATACATTACGATTTTCACCTGAGTAATTTTGAGAAACTGTCACTGGATTAGAGCAGAAGGTGCCCTCGGCTGGGCATTTTGGGCTTGGGGGGCacacctggccctgctggaggaCGTGGGGGCAGCCAAGCTGCTCTGCTACTTCTTGTCGTTTCTGCTGACGAAGGTGAGGAGGTCCATTGCTGTGACCACACCAAACACCATCTGCTTCATGAAGGAGCTGCCATTTCCATCGACTGTAAGCGTAGAAAATGCCAGTTTAGTGGGAAAACTCCCCAAAAAACATAACCCCTCACTCCTCCACTCTCTACCCCCACCCCCTGTCAGTTGTGCAGAGGCTGTTGTTCATTTATTGAAAGAAAACCTTAACGTGTACAGCATCTGTCTCTGCTCTACCCCCACAGAAATGACTGATGCAGCCTCAGTCAGGTTACTAAGGTTGCACCAATAAGGTTTTAGCTACAAATTACGCACCCTTTCCCAGAGAGGAAACTTAATTTCCCAGTTGTTTTACCCAACCTCTGTTCCAGTCCTGCTTCTATCACCACAAAACTTTTCAGACCGAACTAATGAGACTCTCCATGAGTACAAGTGAGGCCCTTTCCTACTCTGTTCTCATAACGTCCTACACCACCATTAATAAAACAACACTTCCACAATTGCTGTAACTGTCtgataaatgttttcttaaataaaaataaaactagccACCAGAGTCCAAACACGAGACAAAATGCAAGCTCCGAAGGTGTGGGAAGAAAGTAATAAATAAGGGGGTAACTGTGACGGTGttaaaacagcagctctggaaaagaaaggggGTGTTGTCTGAAAACCAGAGCAAGAGGCACTGCATACAGCTGGCTGATATTTCTTGGTGGGTGCCATTTAATTTGCTGATACCATTTAATTTATATCAAAATGTGATGCGAAATTGTTTTATGACAACGTAGCTGAGAAAGGAAATTCTGCCTAGCATTATTTTTTCGTGACAGAATTGGAAACATGCATCAAAGGCAGTTTAGAATGACAGACTTTTGTTTGTAACCTTTTGATGGCTGGACTTGCATGCTTTAGAGCTGGTTTTGGGTCAGCAGGTCCTGGAGATACAAGCAGAGGGGTTGGGATGTTTGGGCTTGGTGGATTCCAGAGGCCTCGAGTTCAGCAGGCAACCCCTTGTTGGCAGTACTGGACACTGCTCACAGTAGGGATGCTTTGCATGCTCAGTGTGCAATCCCATCAAATCAACATAATTACACCCTTCAGCTCTAAATTACCAGACCTAAACATGGGGCTTCTGACTGCTTTTTCATGTTGCTCACTCTTTTCAACAAAGCAACTCCCTCCAGATAAGGTCAAATTTGTACTTGTAGAAGTTTTATGGCACTGGAAAGGTGTGTTAGGTCAGCTTTGCAGAACAGCACCTTTTTTGGTCAGAGGAGGAATAAGGTGTGATCCCTGCTGTCATCAGTGTGTCAGCAGCCCTCATGCTGCTGTGGTCCTGCTGCAGGTGACTCATACTGAGTTGGTTTGCTGCACCAAGGAGGGGGGGGATGTACAgtggattaaaaataaaccaaacctgCTGGTATGGCTGCTTTGTTGGACTGAACTGCTCCTGAATTGGCAGAGCATTCCTATGCCCAGCCATGGTCCAGGTAAGTCTCATACACAGGTGCCCCAGGCTACAAACATCAATGCCCACGACTCACCAGCCTGTGCCACAGGGCTTGCTCCTGGTCTGACCCATTTGTTCTCAGCTTTCTCAACTTACATGCCTGAATTCCACCTAAGCTTCACCTAGTGTGGTCAAACGCTCCTTTTGGCCTTGCCCTTGGGTTATGGAAGTCTATGGAGATCTCTAAATCCCCCTTTGCTTCCTGTGCTGCCCACAACCAGCAAGGCAGTGATTTGAATTCAATATGAAGAGACAGGCACTGCACCCCTGCAGTCATCTACAGTCCACCTTGGTTGTCAGAGGGGACCTAATGAAACCCCATAATGAATACCTTGGGAACACCTTTTCCATGGGAAATCATGGGATAGGGTGAAGGGATGGAGTTGATGGGTGCTTCAGTGTTACCCCTGCATAGGGACACAACACAGCTCCCATGGCCAGGATCTGGGAAGTGTTCCTGCAGGACACACATCCAGTAGTGTGCTTGTCCTGTGGTTAAGgcttcccccctctcccctcatccctgtggTGTCAGGAAAAGACATGGGTGAATAGCTGGCAATTCCAGGGATTTGCAGAGCCTTGAGGCAGAAATCCTTCCTGCAAAGGCTCAGGGgctgcacagctggagcagctgcagtgatACTTTCCACTCTCAGTTTGAGAATTTCCATGCCCCTCTCAGACATTTGCACAAAGCCCACAGAGTTCCTCTGCAGATACCTACACTGCATTTGCTCGTGTACAACGATAGCAAAATGGTCATTCTCCAGTATGCAGGAAAGCTTCCCAAGGCTGTCCTCCAGGCCAATCTAAGcaggacaaaaggaaacatttaacATTTCACTTCACATTTAAAGGACAGTGGTGCAGAGCCTGGCTCCTGTCTCTGGTGATAGCTGTGAGTGGGCAGGGTGGTATCCAGCTGGGCCAGGATCCAACGTCCCTCACCCACCCGCACTGTTTTGGGGAGACCTCTCTGTCTTTTCATTgacctcccagctcctctcagaTCCCAGGGTGATGGTATTgcccctctccccttctccccatccctggacagAGGTTGACACCAGTCTTAGAGGTACCTTTGAGAACTGGTCGTAGATGACCTTCGTAACAGGGTCTGAGAACTCCGCGTTTCCAGCCAGCACTGAGGTGAGGGTTTTGCTGGGGGTCACCATTCCCAAAATAAGTCTGTAAGGGAAGAGGGAGGTTTCCAAAAGGTCAGACCTGAGGCAGGACACACTTTTTACGAAGGGGTTGAACTGCTTCACTTGAAGTCAGTGACCAAATTGCTGCTGCCATCAGCAGGAGGCACCAGGTTCCTCCTCATCTGAACAGGACAAGAAGTTCCTTGTCCTCACCAAGCTGATGGTTTAACAGCAGTTAAAGTCTGCTGTTGAAGTCCAGGActcagcagctgggagaggaaaaattCATGGGCTCTCCAATTGCTTATTTGTGTGGGTTTCCCATCCAACCCTCACCACTCCTCTGGCCTCCCCTTGTCCACGCACTGATCCAGCCTCTGCTGAGTCTGGTGGGCTCTAGATTTGGCTTTGGCTTTAACTGGCTCATTTACAGGAGCTTTCTTGATAAATCTTCACAATGAGGCAGAcgatattttaaaagtgttccTCACAGAGTCCAACACAAGAGCCCCAACTCTGA from Chiroxiphia lanceolata isolate bChiLan1 chromosome 2, bChiLan1.pri, whole genome shotgun sequence includes these protein-coding regions:
- the LOC116782466 gene encoding fibulin-2-like, which encodes MALTSALCLLLTCLLLRGAAPKPTCDPSTCPPCPKTDPEGPTTATAWDCCPPCPPPCPCPPYLESECELQGFSSGRVPAGRSFYIDFARKLCTCHPGEGITCTPLCPPLPHTCQAVGSPVADGCPRCVCYDQEEMAVPAGTTTTRGTQTCSCPPQGGQLQCSGGESKE